A stretch of DNA from Scatophagus argus isolate fScaArg1 chromosome 23, fScaArg1.pri, whole genome shotgun sequence:
TGGACTAAAGGGTTAATACAAGTACAAGAtcagaataaacacattttaacacatcaCTCTGCAATCTGCAATGACGGCATGAGGCATTCACTGGTCTGTTAATTAAACTGTGATAAACAGATTAGTTTAAAgcttaaagtgaaaacaaaaacacaagtcgACTACACACATGTcgaccaaacacacacaagcacagatacacacacacacacacacacacaacaaatataGCAAGCATCCTTAAGTCACAAGACAGATTACTCACAACCGCTTGGCCAAAAGCGTTTAAGCACAAAACTTACATCTTAAGTTGAACGTTGATGTCCAGATCACAACTGTAAACATAATTGAATTTATCAGTTTCCATCTTCCGACGGGAAAACACTAAATTCTAGCCAAAAACCTGACGTCTTCAACATGAAATCCCGGACGGTTATTTGAGAGTTTGCGAGCGGATGGTTGCGACAAGGCCTCGGCTCAACACAACACTGTACAGAACCCTGTTCAAACTGCTGCTCACACGGACAGCTACGCTACTACTGTGTGCACACGTTTAAAAGAAATACTTTGTGTGCTTACATTCACGATAAAGACATTATTTTAACGGCTGTCTAACCGGCCATGATTTGGTGTTTTTTGATAgctacacaacaacacagaatcGACCGGAATCTACAGCCAGGCTAAAGTAGTCTATTATCGATGCAGTAGACGTGAGGAAACTGAACTAGCAATCATTGTATCTTTTGTTGATTTATCAAGTCTGACTTGGTCAAAGAGGAAGTACAGAAAAAGGCGGGGTTTACCGCACGCTTATTAAAGGCACAGTCCACATGTGTTGACGGAGAATTGGCAATAAAAATGGGCAATtagaaaataatgaactgtTTTGCAACATTTTGTACTAATGGGAATATGTGCGGCAGGTGGGTTTTAAAATTGAACCCGTGAAGGAATgtaattaaatgcatttatttcattatgaggaacatgtactttacttgagtatttcaattGCCTGCTTCTATGTACTTTCAACCAGAGGTAACTATTGTACTTGTTctatttgataactttagtcACTAGTTAATTAGCATATTTCCACACCAAAGCCACGGTGGAAcgttttttaaaattaatttataggctatcaggtaaaaaaaaaatcagatagtaggaaaaatactgaaaatactgaatagatagatagatagatactttattgatcctaagggaaattcaagtttgtttgttttttgttttttttttttgtttttttttttgaatattgGATCTTTTACTTGTACTTTTGCCAGTACTTTTAATACATAACTATATTTATTGCCTGAAAATACTACTCAAATAATAACCATTAAGTTATCCTATATTTCTAGGCTATTAATGCTGCTATTATTGGTAAAGCAGATGTTTCAATGGTATCATAATATAATTTTCTCCCCTAAAACTAAAGACAGTGTTATAAATTGATGGCCAGCATTTCAGGTAATGTGAAACCACAGATTAGACATTCTCATGAAAATTGTCTTctactttttatatttatgattAATTCTTCAGGATTAATTATTTCAAAGAgagacatttttacagcatgaGTTTTTGAGCCTCTTAGGACACTCTTAGTCTGTTTGTCTATATGGAAGATATTTCTTTAATATGAAGAAGTCCCAGCGTAACAGTTCTCttattaaagattaaagacaTCAAACATGATGACAGCCCTTTagcttttattaaattaaaatgcacttGTCAACCATTAAAAGCATGTCCGTGAAAGGCAGCGGGTGTGTGACAGGAAAATCctcatcttttgttttggtgaGGTCCTCCCTTTTCATCAACGCTGGCGACAACGTAGTGTGAACTCACCATCGGTGTCTTGTGTGAGAAGCGGTCAGCACCACCCAAGCTGAGCTTATGGAAGAACATCTGCCGTTAAACCATCTTCCATTATCTAAAACAGTATCTGAATAAAACGAAGCATCATCTCTGCCATCAGTTGTGATCTGTTTAAAACTCATATTAATCAGCACTGCAGCAAGAGAGGCAACTGTGAGTCATATGAATGAAGAAGCGTCCCTGACCAATGAGGGAGGCCTGTCAACACTCTTCAACTACTGTTGGGGTACCAGAGGAAAGGAACGTAACACACCAGGTTATGGGGCTCCGGGGCCTCCTGTGACAGGCTTGAGAGGATTTTTACAATGATCTTAAACCTCAAGCTGCAGATAGCAAACAACTGGAAGAAGATGAGCTAATACTTTATTGGCCCAGGCAGCCCTGCActatcagttcagttcattttatatttttgacattttacttctttttctctcGTTTTCTCTGGGGTGAACTTGTGAGTACAATGATtacagaaatgcacacaggtTAAAGCAAACCAGAGTTCAGTGGATAAGGGATCTCTGGGGCTGAAGATGCATACTTAGAAGTCAAAATATGCACACAAGAAAATGTAGATTTAGCAATTGTCTCTTGTGATGAGAAAGTTGCGCTAACATAGTTTGTTCCTGGACTTGGGAAGGGCAGCAAAGGCAGTTCCTAAGagaaaaattcaacatttaGAGAAAAGCTTATTAATTTTCTTGGTTGGAGGTAGTAAAATCAAGCTGTCCAAGTCACCAGGTTAGTTCAGCTTAGCATGAGGACTGGAACAGTGGGAAACAGCTTGTGTGCTACTGTGCAAAAAATCAGCATCTTAAAGGAAAAAGTTGTATCTTGTTTGTATCATCCgtagaaaaactgaaatgtagaACTGACACACTGCTCATAGATATGTTAAGTGAAATGTTGTCACAGAGTGGTGTTCAGACATGTGTTTTACATGTGCATTAGTCACGTCTTCAGTTGCTGGACCTGGCTGACAGAACCATGTGAGTGTTTGAATGGTGTTGAATCATGCTTAATAATTCCATTCTCCCCCTGCCCTCCATCTCACCTCTCTCCTACCCTCTCTTAGTCACTGGATTGGATGTGTCATTGTTTCTATCACTTTAGAGGTTCATGCCTGCTGAAGCGCAGCGAGGTGATCTCCAGAGCACCCAAAACAGCGCCAAGATACAAAATTCCCTTCTTATTACCACCAGCCCACACCCCCTCTGCAAAAACCACCACCTCCTCATTCCCCATGGATGGCATGACTGACACCTTCTTCAGCCAGGCCTGATGACATGACGGCGCTGACCCCACCTCTACACCGTGGTCATAAAGCCTCAGGATGTATAAATAAGGGAGCAAAATGAGAAAGGAGACCAGAGGCCGACCAGATGAAGATGGAGCTCGCCGGGGTTAACTTTGTGCTTGCAGCTGCGGGGTTTCTTCTGTGGATCAGCGGCGGGTCTGCTGCGCCCATGGAGTGCCACTTCAACTCCAGAGGTGAGATCCCATCCTCTGATGAAATGTCTATAACCTCATCTCTGAGTTCACATTTGACTACCATGTATTGTTCCAGCTCTGTGCGTGTTCGAGGGGAGGCACTACTCACTTGGCGAAACCTGGATGGACGACGCTTGTATGCAGTGTACCTGTCTGCAGCCTGTCGGCGTTGGTTGCTGCGAGACGTGAGTACACAAACGACCTGTGTGGTTTGGTGTCCACATGCCCACGCTTACTGCTCTGAACGTAGACTGAACAGAGTAGCAAAATTTACTTCATAGTAGTGGATATGAATTGATGTGTCTTCACAGGAAAATTTATGTTGCAACGTACAAGTAATTCAGACTTTTTACTTGAGTGaaagcagctttaaaaatattctgttacaAGCCCTGCTTTCAAAATTTTACTTAAGCACCAGCAGCAAAATATACCTGTAAGTATTATAAGTAAAAGTAGTCATGAGGCAGAATTGACATTTTTAGAGTATTTCATTATCGTGTTATGAATACAACATCTTCCCATACTCAGTGGAACTCTTTCATATACTGTTGGACGTTTAAGAAATAGCAGTAATAacatataatattttaaaatacgTGTCATAAGCTGATTACATGCTCACATGTAATAGCAAAACTTTAAATGTAACTAGTAGCTGTTAAATGTAGTGTAAAATAGAAGTAATCAAGTAaggtacaagtacctcaaactCCACTATAATACAGCACTTGCATAAATGTGCTTAGTTGGTTTCAACAACTTGCATTAAGCGCTCAGCAACTATTTGTAAGCTTTTACTTAGGCTCTTTTCTTGAAAATGTTGATTGTTTTGGAAGATCAACATCATGGCCTGCGACCTCTGGCGATGGTTGTTGATTTTCATCGCTGTGACACTGCTGAACCGCGGAAGAAACTGGTTCTCACAGTGTCAGGAGTTTACAGCCCACGTTACAAAGAATAAAGCGGACAGTAATAGAGCCTGAAAACCCCTCCGCTTTACGTTGATTACTATCCAGTGTGCATCGGCCTGTGGATTTCCCTGCGTGGTGTGAGGTGCGGGTGGAGCCAGTGACCTGCAAGGTGTCCCTGGTCCAGACAGCCGACCCCCGCCTGCCCTGCTCTCCAGGTGAGGACATCAAGGACCCCAGCCACGGGTCACTTCAGCTGCAGCACCAGCTCGACGAGTAGAAAACAGTCCGGCCGTTAtctgttcagtctgttttcctgtgaaatcaATACTCACCATAAATATCAGTAACCATTTTTATATACATACTGTACTAATGTAAAACTTTTAACAGCAGCTGTAATTTTTGGATTGTATCATCAGTGAAGGAAATGTGAgtctgtgaaaatattttgaggTAAAAATGCAGTATTTTCCCACAAAGCATTTTGTCAGTACCAAATGATGTCTCACGTTAAATTCTGTCTTCTTTAAATGAaacttcattttcagtttgtgttcgGTATTTGTTACTATAATGGCTGCTTTCAGCTACAAACTAACAGAAGCAGAAGTTGCACAGCTTTGTTCTTACAGACTGTTAAGGTAAAGATCCTGCACATATGGATATTTCTGGGGACATTTATGTTAAGCCAAATGCCATTTCTTTAATTTACCCAACAACTTATTGTAAATATAAgcaaatacagtatatacatacgTTAATATATATGTAACTATTCCTGTTGAATTTGACCTGTCCTCTGCTGTAACTCATTTACCCTCCAAATAAAAATCTTCTTTGCAAAAGGATGGTTTTGTGAAGGAATGAATGACTTCCTCACACATGATCTGTCAAATTTAAAATCACACTTTTAATCCATTTTTCTCTTGTAGTATTTACATTTCAATACAGTATTTGCtcaagctgaaagaaaaaaaacgttaaaaagtaaaaatagttTGGGTAAGAAACAGCtgtttcataaaatgaaaaagaaaaagtgtgtgcatgaataaaagagaagaaataaatacaaaaaaagcacagcaacCACAGAGAATTTCACTCCATAAAGTCAATAAGGTCCAAGAAGGAACTCTGAAAAAGACATTTGGATACTTTACATATGGAACCCATCACTAGCTCTGCATAGACaatagaaacaacaacaacaaaaaatgttccTTTGTTCCTGAAATGTGCACCTCCGTGCTGATATTTCTcatctggaaaagaaaaaaaaacgcactcacatacacattcaAACATCCACACATACCATCAGAAATACGTTCACAGTCTCACACGTGCAGCAGTCAAATATTAATGCTGTTGGTTCCTGTAAAGTGGGACATGTAGGAGGCCAAGGCCGGATTGGTGGGCAGGACTTTGATTGGCAGATCCCAGCTGAAGGTATCCACTTCGACATGCTCTGTCCCCGTCCAAACTGTGACCTCGGACTGGTTCTGCAGAACTGTGGGTGGTTCCATCGGCTCCTGGGCTGTGACAAATTCAAAGTGCAGGCGCCACCTCAGGGTCACTGGACGGACAGAGTTAAAAGTTTTGGTTAAGttgattctgttctgttctgttctgttgatTCTGAAGTGTTAACATATTTGATCAAGGTAAAAATATAATATCTGAAATGTGGTGTCTGAAATATTACACGAGATGTCAcaaatgacagagacagacatgtttCAGCCTACTGGTGACTGACCTATGTCTGTGCTGAAACCCGGAGTGACATTGAGGGGGATGGGGAGGGAGAAGTGGCTGGAAGCTGTGTGGAGGCAGGACTCCAGGTGTCGTCCGTGCCCAGTCACACTGACAGCCTGCCCGGGACGCCgctggtactgctgctggatctcctcctcactctgaaGGCTCACTGAATACTaggaagcaaacacacacacacacacacacatttaaaagataTTATAATTCACACTAAACGAAAATCATTCGAGCACTGCAGATTAGCAGCAAACATACCTGCAAGCAGGGAATGTCGCCCTCTGAGAAGTTGAACGTGCCGATGATGTCCTCCCCAAGTCTGTACACACTCTTAAAGATGCAGAACTTTGCGACTTTTCCACGCATATTGGTGATATTAAACATATCTGGACGAAGTGAAAGGAGGACATGTCAAATGTggacatacaaacaaaaaaactgtggaCCATATAATTCAGAAAAGAATATTAAAAGCAGGATATCAGTTATTAGTTTAGGATATTAGTTGACAATTTTTTAGGGTTATAAAGCCTGAACTACTGTTAATATTTGTGTCTAGTTTACATTTACTACTGTATGAAATTACTTTCCCTGTCAGTACACGTTCATATCTGTTGTCAAATACATGACAAATCTTACTTGAAATTAACTGTTCTGCTGgctaacaaaaacacacaaattaatgaCATGATGCAGCAATTAAGCAAGTGAGgaaactgttttatttccttcagtAAACTTAATTTTTACTTGTGGGTAACAGATGCCTCAAAGGAAAGAGTGTACAATTTCAAATAAcaatatgacaataaaaaaaagacaataaatctaaaaaaaccTGCTGTAGAAAatggcagagaaaacagagagttTGACTCACGGGAGCAGCGTCTTGAGGTGGTAACCATCAGCAAGTCCAGTGCCCTCTCCAAAGGCCGAGCATCCCTGCGGCtcgcctcctcttcctccaggaACGGGTTGGAGGGAGAGACCTCCTCATCCTGGGGAAATGGAGGCTCTGGCATGCCTACAGGTTAGACAGGAAAAAGTCAACATTTGAGATTTGAATGTGATCGTAGTAGAATTATTACCAGCCTTTATCTGGTTGTCACTGCAGCTTTACTCATTCTGTTCCAAATCCAtgttaaagcagaaataaacatttcacCACTCCTGGTTTCAAAGTGATACAACTCATTAGCACTGGAAGCTTTGCTGTGCAAAATGCcagaaatttaaataaaaagcagtCAAAATTGATCTCACCTTGCAATACCAGCACTCTGAAGG
This window harbors:
- the msmp1 gene encoding prostate-associated microseminoprotein; the protein is MKMELAGVNFVLAAAGFLLWISGGSAAPMECHFNSRALCVFEGRHYSLGETWMDDACMQCTCLQPVGVGCCETVHRPVDFPAWCEVRVEPVTCKVSLVQTADPRLPCSPGEDIKDPSHGSLQLQHQLDE
- the rgp1 gene encoding RAB6A-GEF complex partner protein 2 — its product is MIEVVASMARGPVFLAGELMECLITFTNPMSHLSTSASSEMLAWASAQIHCQFHASESRVALPAQGNKQDVQAESDTVLIPSRGERGQCVLDTPPKILFCDLRLDPGESKTYSYSEIVPIDGPPSFRGQAVKYVYKLTIGCQRVNSPIKLLRVPFRVLVLQGMPEPPFPQDEEVSPSNPFLEEEEASRRDARPLERALDLLMVTTSRRCSHMFNITNMRGKVAKFCIFKSVYRLGEDIIGTFNFSEGDIPCLQYSVSLQSEEEIQQQYQRRPGQAVSVTGHGRHLESCLHTASSHFSLPIPLNVTPGFSTDIVTLRWRLHFEFVTAQEPMEPPTVLQNQSEVTVWTGTEHVEVDTFSWDLPIKVLPTNPALASYMSHFTGTNSINI